A section of the Selenomonas sp. AB3002 genome encodes:
- a CDS encoding lytic transglycosylase domain-containing protein codes for MKRLFWIAIMSLYLLQGGLPGESTAEAADVRSVVYAEVVAYNGNANEAVWITDAICYAASLYDVDPLLVTSVMETESHFNFGSFSGAGAIGLMQLMPGTATAVGVDPYDPLGNVIGGVSYLRSQLDSFSGYGDYAVTNAVAAYNAGGNAVRKYGGCPPFAETQNYVVEVNGTYTQLLNRYYYQ; via the coding sequence GTGAAACGGTTATTTTGGATAGCGATTATGTCGCTATATTTGCTTCAAGGGGGCCTCCCCGGGGAAAGCACGGCAGAGGCAGCAGATGTTCGGAGTGTGGTCTATGCGGAGGTGGTTGCCTACAATGGCAACGCCAATGAAGCAGTCTGGATAACAGATGCCATTTGCTATGCTGCCAGCCTGTACGACGTAGATCCGCTACTGGTGACCTCCGTCATGGAAACCGAGAGCCACTTCAATTTTGGCAGTTTTTCGGGTGCCGGAGCCATCGGCCTGATGCAGCTGATGCCAGGGACGGCTACGGCTGTTGGGGTAGACCCTTATGACCCGCTGGGAAATGTCATTGGGGGCGTTTCCTACCTGCGGAGCCAGTTGGACAGCTTTTCTGGCTATGGAGATTACGCTGTTACCAATGCGGTGGCTGCCTACAATGCCGGGGGCAATGCGGTGAGAAAATACGGCGGGTGCCCGCCTTTTGCCGAAACCCAGAACTAT